One genomic window of Lagenorhynchus albirostris chromosome 17, mLagAlb1.1, whole genome shotgun sequence includes the following:
- the NDUFB9 gene encoding NADH dehydrogenase [ubiquinone] 1 beta subcomplex subunit 9, translating into MALSVPAAYLTHQQKVLRLYKRALRHLESWCIHRDKYRYFACLMRARFDEHKDEKDMVKATQLLREAEEEFWHCQHPQPYIFPESPGGTSYERYECYKVPEWCLDNWHPSEKAMYPDYFAKREQWKKLRRESWEREVKQLQEETPLGGPRTEALPPARKEGDLPPLWWHVVTRPREQPM; encoded by the exons ATGGCTCTCTCGGTGCCGGCTGCCTACCTGACCCACCAGCAGAAGGTGCTGCGGCTTTATAAGCGGGCGCTGCGCCACCTGGAGTCGTGGTGCATCCACAG GGACAAGTACCGGTACTTTGCTTGTTTGATGAGAGCTCGGTTTGATGAACATAAGGATGAAAAGGACATGGTGAAGGCCACCCAGCTGCtgagggaggcagaggaagagtTCTGGCACTGTCAGCATCCTCAGCCATACATCTTCCCTGAGTCTCCTGGGGGTACCTCCTATGAGAGATACGAGTGTTACAAG GTTCCCGAGTGGTGCTTAGATAACTGGCATCCTTCCGAGAAGGCAATGTATCCTGATTACTTTGCCAAGAGAGAGCAGTGGAAGAAACTGCGGAGAGAAAGCTGGGAGCGAGAG GTTAAGCAGCTGCAGGAGGAAACCCCGCTTGGTGGTCCCAGAACTGAAGCTTTGCCCCCAGCCCGAAAGGAAGGTGATTTGCCCCCACTGTGGTGGCATGTTGTGACCAGGCCCCGGGAGCAGCCCAtgtag